The Henckelia pumila isolate YLH828 unplaced genomic scaffold, ASM3356847v2 CTG_461:::fragment_3, whole genome shotgun sequence genome window below encodes:
- the LOC140871402 gene encoding probable clathrin assembly protein At4g32285 codes for MPPTTIRKAIGTVKDQASIGIAKVASNLAPELEVAIVKATSHDDDPASEKYIREILHLNSLSRGYVNACVVAISKRLGKTRDWIVALKCLMLIHRLLNDGDAVFQQEIMFATRKGTRLLNLSDFRDEAHSNSWDHSAFVRTYALYLDQRLELMVYDRRQSAQGVGMRGFGSREDLNNYRSPPGSNRGYDDLNESRDRQGYGMPRSQSSGDVRESTEGSKDFTPLREMKPERVLGKMGHLQRLLDRFLSCRPTGLAKNERMIVVALYAMVKESFKFYADVCEVLAVLLDKFFDMEYQDCVKAFDAYASAAKQIDELVGFYSWCKDVGVARSSEYPEVQKITSKLLETLGEFVRDRAKAIKSPERKAEIEPVAQAREEEPVSDLNEIKALPPPENYTPPPPPEPEMPKPIVQETRDLVDLRDEGVTADDQGNKFALALFAGPVANNGNGSWEAFPSNGEPEVTSAWQNPASESGKADWELALVESASNLSRQKAAMGGGLDPLLLNGMYDQGMVRQHVSTTQLSGGSASSVALPGSGTSKTPVLALPAPDGTVQAVGQDPFAASLSIPPPAYVQMSDMEKKQHFLSQEQMVWQQYSREGMQGQTSLHKIGAAAQPYGMPPVNGPYGYHFTHY; via the coding sequence ATGCCGCCGACAACGATTCGGAAAGCTATTGGGACGGTGAAGGACCAAGCCAGCATCGGGATCGCCAAGGTTGCCAGCAACTTGGCGCCGGAGCTGGAAGTCGCCATAGTCAAAGCCACGAGTCACGACGATGACCCGGCATCCGAGAAGTATATAAGGGAAATTCTCCATTTGAACTCGCTCTCTCGTGGGTATGTTAACGCTTGTGTTGTTGCTATATCTAAAAGATTGGGGAAGACTCGGGATTGGATCGTTGCCCTCAAGTGTTTGATGTTAATCCACCGTTTGCTCAACGATGGAGATGCTGTTTTCCAGCAGGAAATCATGTTTGCTACTAGAAAGGGGACCAGATTGTTGAACTTGTCGGATTTCCGTGATGAGGCTCATTCCAATTCATGGGATCATTCCGCATTCGTGAGAACCTATGCTCTGTACTTGGATCAGAGGCTTGAGTTGATGGTTTATGATCGGAGACAGAGTGCACAAGGGGTTGGAATGAGAGGATTTGGCAGTAGAGAGGATCTGAATAATTATAGATCGCCACCAGGATCAAACAGGGGATATGACGATTTGAATGAATCTCGGGACAGACAGGGTTATGGAATGCCCAGATCGCAGTCATCCGGGGACGTCAGAGAATCTACAGAGGGGAGCAAAGATTTTACCCCACTGCGGGAAATGAAGCCGGAGAGGGTTCTTGGGAAGATGGGTCATTTGCAGAGACTGTTGGACCGGTTCTTGTCGTGTCGACCCACGGGTCTAGCCAAGAATGAGAGGATGATTGTGGTGGCACTGTATGCAATGGTCAAGGAGAGCTTCAAGTTCTATGCTGATGTGTGCGAGGTTCTGGCAGTACTACTAGATAAGTTCTTTGATATGGAGTATCAAGATTGTGTGAAAGCTTTTGATGCCTATGCTAGCGCAGCTAAGCAGATTGATGAGCTGGTAGGATTCTATAGCTGGTGCAAAGATGTTGGGGTGGCAAGGTCTTCCGAGTATCCGGAAGTGCAGAAGATCACTAGTAAGCTGCTGGAGACTTTGGGGGAGTTTGTGAGGGACAGGGCGAAGGCGATCAAGAGCCCTGAAAGGAAGGCGGAGATCGAGCCAGTTGCGCAAGCTCGAGAGGAGGAGCCGGTGTCTGATCTGAATGAGATCAAAGCATTGCCGCCTCCAGAAAACTACACCCCCCCTCCACCACCTGAGCCAGAGATGCCTAAGCCCATTGTCCAAGAGACTCGAGATTTAGTGGATCTACGGGATGAGGGAGTGACTGCTGATGATCAAGGCAATAAATTTGCTTTGGCGCTGTTTGCTGGGCCGGTGGCAAACAATGGGAATGGCTCGTGGGAAGCATTCCCTTCGAACGGAGAGCCAGAGGTGACTTCTGCTTGGCAGAATCCGGCATCCGAGAGCGGAAAGGCTGATTGGGAACTAGCCCTGGTCGAGTCTGCCAGTAATTTGTCCAGGCAGAAGGCTGCAATGGGTGGGGGACTTGATCCTTTACTGTTGAATGGCATGTATGATCAGGGAATGGTTCGGCAACATGTGAGCACGACCCAATTGAGTGGTGGTAGTGCCAGCAGTGTGGCACTGCCAGGTTCCGGGACAAGCAAAACTCCAGTGTTAGCACTCCCTGCACCAGACGGAACGGTCCAGGCCGTTGGACAAGATCCATTTGCCGCATCCTTGAGCATTCCCCCACCAGCGTACGTGCAGATGTCGGATATGGAAAAGAAGCAGCACTTTTTAT